The genomic window TCTACTCGTTCAACAGCTCGCGGTTGGCGATGGTCTGGGCCGGGTTCTCCACCCGCGCCTACAGCGATCTGTTCGCCGACCGCGCGCTGATGGATGCGATGTGGACCAGCCTGGTGGTCGCGTTCTGGACCGCCTGCACGGCCACCGTGCTCGGCACGCTGGCGGCGATGGTGATGACCCGCTTCAAGCGCTTCCGTGGCAAGCCGCTGTTCGGGGCGCTGGTCACCGCACCGCTGGTCATGCCCGATGTGATCCTGGGCTTCTCGCTGATGGCGCTGCTTGCATCGATGGGCGCGATTCCCGGTTTCCCGGCGCGCGGACTGGCCACGATCTGGATCGCCCACGTCACCTTCACCCTGTGCTTCGTCACCGTGGTGGTGTCCTCGCGCCTGCAGGAAATGGACCTGTCCCTGGAAGAGGCGGCAATGGACCTGGGCGCGAGCCGGCTGACCGTGTTCGGCCGCATCACCCTGCCGATCATCGCGCCGGCGCTGGTGGCCGGCTGGCTGCTGGCCTTCACCCTGTCGCTGGATGACGTGGTGGTGGCCAGCTTCGTTGCCACGCCCGGTTCGACCACGCTGCCAATGAAGGTGTTCGCCTCGGTGCGCATGGGCATCAGCCCGAAGATCAACGCATTGGCGACCCTGCTGGTGTCGGCGGTATCCATTGCCGCAGTGATCGGCTGGTACATCAACGCCCGCGCCGAGAAGCGGCGCCAGCGCGACCTGCAGCTGGCGCGGCAGGACAACGGCTGAACCGGCGGCCCGCGGTCCTGCATCGCGGGCCACCCGGCGGGCGCCCGGCAACATCCGGCTCACGGGCACCGGCGCACAATGGGGGTCTATCGGATGGAGACCCCCAATGACCGTCGAGATCGTCAATCCGGCCACCGGCCTGGTGACCTACCGCCATGAACTGATGAGCAGCGCCGACATCGAGCAGCGCCTGCAGGCGGCGGCCGAGGCATTCCCGCGCTGGACCGCGTGCTCGCTGCAGGAGCGCGGCGCCATCCTGCGCCAGATCGCCACGCAGCTGCGCGCGCGGCGCGATGACCTGCAGCAGGCCATGACCAGCGAGATGGGCAAGCTGAAGGCCGAGGCACTGGCCGAGGTCGAGAAGTGCGCGGCGACCTGCGAGTTCTACGCCGACCACGCGGCCGACTATCTGAAGCCGCAGCTGATCGACACCGAGGCCCAGCGCAGCTACGTGCGCTACGAGCCGATCGGCTGCGTGTTCGCGGTGATGCCGTGGAATTTCCCGATCTGGCAGGTGTTCCGTTTCCTGGCCCCGGCATTCATGGCCGGCAACGTGGCCGTGCTCAAGCACGCCAGCAACGTGCCGCAGTGCGCCGACCTGATCCTGGCGGTGTGCCGCGCCGGTGGGCTGCCCGACGGCGTGTTCGATGTGCTGCATATCGACAATGACCAGGCTGCCGAGGTGCTGCGCGACCACCGGGTGAAGGCGGTGACCCTGACCGGCAGCGAGCGGGCAGGGCGCTCGATCGCCTCCAACGCCGGAAGCCAGTTGAAGAAGTCGGTGATGGAGCTGGGCGGCAGCGATGCGTTCGTGGTGCTCGACGATGCCGACCTGGACACGGCTGTCGCCGCAGCGGTGAAGTCACGCTTCGACAACAGTGGCCAGACCTGCATCGCCGCCAAGCGCTTCATCGTGGTCGAAGCGGTGGCCGATGCGTTCACCCGCGCGTTCGTCGATGCGGCCGCCGAACGCCAGTATGGCGATCCGAACGCGCGCGGCACCACGCTGGCTCCGATGGCGCGGGCCGATCTGCGCGATGAACTGCACAAGCAGGTGCAGGCCAGCGTCGACAAGGGTGCCCGGGTGCTGCTTGGCGGCGAGCCGGTTGCCGGCACGCACGCGGGGTATCCGGCCACCGTGCTGGACCAGGTGGCGCCGGGCATGCCGGCCTACGACGAGGAGCTGTTCGGACCGGTGGCGGCGGTGATCCGGGTCAGGGACGAGGACGAGGCGCTGCGCGTGGCCAACGACAGCCGCTTCGGCCTCGGCGGCAGCGTGTGGACGCGCGACCCGGTGCGGGGCGAACGCTTCGCCCAGCGCATGGAATGCGGTGCGGCCTTCGTCAATGCCATCGTCAAGAGCGATGCGCGGCTCCCGTTCGGCGGCAGCAAGGCGTCAGGGTTTGGCCGCGAGCTGGCCGACCACGGCATCCATGAGTTCATGAACATCAAGACCGTCTACGTGGCCTGATCCACCAGCCTCTGTAGAGTCGCCATGCTCGGCTGGTGCAGCCCGCATCCGTCGAGCAGGGCGCGACGCTGCAGGAACGCGCTACAACCACTTCGCGCGCTTGAACAGCCGGTACAGCCCCACGCACACCCCACCCACGCCGACGATCATCAGCGGGTAGGCCCAGGGCTCGCTCAGTTCGGGCATGTGGCTGAAGTTCATGCCATACCAGCTGGTGATCAGAGTCGGCGCCGCCAGCAGCGCGGCCCAGGCGCCGAGACGCTTGACCGTCTCGCCCTGTGCCAGGGTCACCAGCGAAAGGTTCACGCTCAGCGCAGTGCCGAGCATCTCGCGCAGGGTGTCGATCACATCGCTGATGCGCACGGCGTGGTCGTGCACGTCGCGCACATACAGCTTGACCTCGTCCGGGATCAGATCGCCCTGGTAGCGCCGGATCTGCGCCAGTACGTCCTGCAGCGGCGCCACCGCCATGCGCATCTTGTTCAGTTCGCGCTTGAGTTCGTACAGCCGCACCACCGTGCTGCGTTTGTAGGTGTCGGCGAAGATGTCCTTTTCCAGCAGATCCAGCGTGTCGCGGAAGCGGTGCACGATCGGCAGGTAGTTGTCGACCACGAAGTCGGTCACCGCGTACAGGCAGTACGACGGGCCCATCTTCAGCAGCTGCGGCTCGCGCTCGACCCGGGCACGCACCGGCGCGTACGACAGCGAAGCGCCGTGGCGCACCGTCACAAGGAAGCGCGGGCCGAGGAAGGCATGGGTTTCACCGTACTGGATGCGCTCGTCGACCATCTGCGCGGTGGTCACCACCACGAACAGCGAATTGCCGTAGGTCTCGACCTTGGGCCGCTGGTGCGCGTTGCGCGCATCCTCGATGGCGAGGTCGTGCAGGCAGAATTCCTCCTGCAGTTTCAGCAGGACATCGTCGTTGGGGTCGTACAGGCCGACCCAGACGAAGCCGTTGCCACTGGCGATGACATCGCTGATGGCGTCCAGGCTGATGTCGTGGCGTTTGCCGTCGTCATCGTAGTGGACGCAGTTGATGACGCAGGTCGGGTTGGCCGAGGCCGGGGTGGAAGCGGAGGCGGGCAATGACATGCCCGCCATCGTGCGTCAGTGCCGTGTTTCGGACAAGTGAGGACGACGCCCGAGCACCCAGGCCAGCGCAAGGTGGACCGGCAGCAGCAGCACGATCCACTGCACGTTGTACTGTGCCTGCAGGCTCAGCCAGTGCAGTACCAGCGCGGCCACCGCCTGTACCGCCAGCAGCCACAGCACGACCCTGAACATGCGCCCAGGCACGCGCCGGCGCAGCAGCGCGATCGCGCCGGGCAGCAGCAGCACCGCCAGCGGCGACAGCAGCAGCAGGTTGCGGTTGGCCCAGGCGGCGTAGTGGGTGCTGAAGCCCCACAGGAACACCAGCAGGCCGCCGGCGATGGCACACAGCAGCCACAGCGGCAGTGCCAGCCCGGCCAGCAGGCGTGGCCGGCTGCGCAGTGCCAGTACACCCGCGGCGATCACCAGGCCGCACAGCAGCCACGGCCACCAGCGGCGCGCGAACTCCCGGGGTTCGGGATCGATGCGGTGCGGCAGCAGTTCCTGCTCGGACTGCACCAGCGGCCGGCCGTCACTGTTGCGCGCCTGGCGCAGGGCATCGGCCAGCCGCATCGGCACGAACGCTTCCTGCCAGCGCGACAGTGGCTGGTCGGCGAAGGGGCCCAGGCCGATATCGAAGCCCAGCCACATCCACGGCGCCGGCGAGGCCAGTCGCACCGATTCACTGCGGTAGGTGTTGCCGCGCGAGCGCCCGGACAGCTGCGACTGCAGGCTGCCGCCCAGTGCCTTGTCCAGCGTGTCACGCACCATCGTCGCGCAGTTGGCGGTGTAGTAGTCGTAGTGGTAGCGGGCGTTCTCCGGCTTGGCGCGCTCTGCCAGGTCGGCGGCCAGCGCACGTGCCTGCTCCGGGCGCAGGTCCAGCCACTGCACGCTGGCGCCGCGGCCGGTTTCGTCGTAGTACGACAGGTCCTGCTGCAGCGGCAGCGCCACCAGGTAATACATCATGTCGCCGCGCACGAAGCGGCCGATGAAATCCTGTTCGGACGGATCGAAGTAGCCGAAGTTGTACGAGATCGCTTCGCCGCTGACCGGGTCGAGCACCACGATGGCATCGTGGCCGAAGCGCTCGAAGAACACCGTGCCCGGCTGCATCGTCACCA from Stenotrophomonas sp. 704A1 includes these protein-coding regions:
- a CDS encoding ABC transporter permease subunit — encoded protein: MSPRTAKGLGLGVLLLGFAFLYLPILLLMFYSFNSSRLAMVWAGFSTRAYSDLFADRALMDAMWTSLVVAFWTACTATVLGTLAAMVMTRFKRFRGKPLFGALVTAPLVMPDVILGFSLMALLASMGAIPGFPARGLATIWIAHVTFTLCFVTVVVSSRLQEMDLSLEEAAMDLGASRLTVFGRITLPIIAPALVAGWLLAFTLSLDDVVVASFVATPGSTTLPMKVFASVRMGISPKINALATLLVSAVSIAAVIGWYINARAEKRRQRDLQLARQDNG
- a CDS encoding NAD-dependent succinate-semialdehyde dehydrogenase, translated to MTVEIVNPATGLVTYRHELMSSADIEQRLQAAAEAFPRWTACSLQERGAILRQIATQLRARRDDLQQAMTSEMGKLKAEALAEVEKCAATCEFYADHAADYLKPQLIDTEAQRSYVRYEPIGCVFAVMPWNFPIWQVFRFLAPAFMAGNVAVLKHASNVPQCADLILAVCRAGGLPDGVFDVLHIDNDQAAEVLRDHRVKAVTLTGSERAGRSIASNAGSQLKKSVMELGGSDAFVVLDDADLDTAVAAAVKSRFDNSGQTCIAAKRFIVVEAVADAFTRAFVDAAAERQYGDPNARGTTLAPMARADLRDELHKQVQASVDKGARVLLGGEPVAGTHAGYPATVLDQVAPGMPAYDEELFGPVAAVIRVRDEDEALRVANDSRFGLGGSVWTRDPVRGERFAQRMECGAAFVNAIVKSDARLPFGGSKASGFGRELADHGIHEFMNIKTVYVA
- a CDS encoding magnesium and cobalt transport protein CorA yields the protein MAGMSLPASASTPASANPTCVINCVHYDDDGKRHDISLDAISDVIASGNGFVWVGLYDPNDDVLLKLQEEFCLHDLAIEDARNAHQRPKVETYGNSLFVVVTTAQMVDERIQYGETHAFLGPRFLVTVRHGASLSYAPVRARVEREPQLLKMGPSYCLYAVTDFVVDNYLPIVHRFRDTLDLLEKDIFADTYKRSTVVRLYELKRELNKMRMAVAPLQDVLAQIRRYQGDLIPDEVKLYVRDVHDHAVRISDVIDTLREMLGTALSVNLSLVTLAQGETVKRLGAWAALLAAPTLITSWYGMNFSHMPELSEPWAYPLMIVGVGGVCVGLYRLFKRAKWL
- a CDS encoding lipoprotein N-acyltransferase Lnb domain-containing protein yields the protein MKRRGLILSLWLVLCVLAAALPLAASAQPVAAVPSAAAAAPAPRVGVVTMQPGTVFFERFGHDAIVVLDPVSGEAISYNFGYFDPSEQDFIGRFVRGDMMYYLVALPLQQDLSYYDETGRGASVQWLDLRPEQARALAADLAERAKPENARYHYDYYTANCATMVRDTLDKALGGSLQSQLSGRSRGNTYRSESVRLASPAPWMWLGFDIGLGPFADQPLSRWQEAFVPMRLADALRQARNSDGRPLVQSEQELLPHRIDPEPREFARRWWPWLLCGLVIAAGVLALRSRPRLLAGLALPLWLLCAIAGGLLVFLWGFSTHYAAWANRNLLLLSPLAVLLLPGAIALLRRRVPGRMFRVVLWLLAVQAVAALVLHWLSLQAQYNVQWIVLLLPVHLALAWVLGRRPHLSETRH